One Paenarthrobacter aurescens TC1 DNA window includes the following coding sequences:
- the folE gene encoding GTP cyclohydrolase I (identified by match to protein family HMM PF01227; match to protein family HMM TIGR00063), which yields MTHFDDDDDLAAAHGSAAGSKHDHKVDRPRIEAAVREILLAIGEDPERGGLLDTPKRVAKAYAEMFAGLHQHPVDVLSTTFDLDHEELVLVKDIPFYSTCEHHLVPFHGVAHVGYIPSHDGKVTGLSKLARLVDIYARRPQVQERLTTQIVEALVTHLNPRGAIVVVECEHMCMSMRGIRKPGAKTVTSAVRGQLHDPATRAEAMSLILGR from the coding sequence GTGACTCATTTCGACGACGACGACGACCTCGCCGCCGCCCACGGTTCCGCCGCGGGCTCCAAACACGACCATAAAGTGGACCGTCCGCGCATTGAAGCGGCTGTCCGTGAGATCCTCCTGGCGATAGGTGAAGACCCCGAGCGCGGAGGCCTCCTGGACACGCCCAAGCGTGTGGCCAAGGCATATGCGGAGATGTTTGCAGGGCTGCATCAGCACCCGGTGGATGTCCTGTCCACCACGTTCGACCTCGACCATGAAGAGCTTGTCCTTGTGAAGGACATTCCTTTCTACTCGACGTGCGAGCACCACTTGGTCCCGTTCCACGGAGTGGCGCATGTTGGTTACATTCCGTCACATGACGGAAAAGTGACGGGGCTGAGCAAGTTGGCACGGTTGGTGGACATCTATGCGCGGCGGCCGCAGGTGCAGGAGCGCCTCACCACGCAGATCGTTGAAGCGCTGGTGACGCACCTCAACCCGCGCGGCGCGATTGTCGTCGTCGAATGTGAACACATGTGCATGTCCATGCGCGGCATTCGCAAGCCCGGCGCAAAGACCGTCACCAGTGCGGTGCGCGGTCAACTCCATGACCCGGCCACCCGCGCCGAGGCCATGAGCCTCATACTCGGAAGGTAA